The sequence TAAGAAAACAGAGTGGGGCTCTCTGGAGTTAACGGAGTGTgaactgatttaaaataattcTTAGTTTTCATGCATCATCTTCATGTCACTGAGCAGGATCTGATCTGTGCAGGTCAGTGATGAAGTGGTGATGATCTTCTTCTGGTTTGTCCTGATGTTTATTCCGTCTCCTGCGTGTGTGTCCGCAGGACGGTCGTGTGGGACAGGAACAACGTCAGCCCTCAGGGCCTGCAGGACGTCGCTGCTGCTTTGGAGAAGTAAGTAGGCCGCAGTCCGTCAGGATGACGTGTCTCACTGCTGCGCCCTCCGAGCTCTGCCCTGACGCTTTCTGTCCCCATCAGGAACTACACCATCCGCTTCATGCCTGTTCCCATCATGGATGCAGCTCAGGCACTCAAGACGAACccagagaagacagaggacGCCTTACTGAAGGTCAGTGTCCcgtttatgtttatttgttttttaacagattttttaaCGTATGATCAACTCCCGTTTGAGCTCATCGGTCACCGTACGTCTCCGAAAGCATTTTTAAGACTTGAATGAGTGGGAGTTTTGTGATGCAGATGGAGCAGTACCTGCTGAGAAACCACGAGACACGGAAATACCTCCAGGAGCAGGCGTACCGGCTGCAGCAGGGGATAGTGACCACCACCACACAGCaggcaggcgcacacacacgtgcacacacgcacacgcacacacacactgaacctgTGACTGTCCACTgactctgacctctgacctctctgtggTGCAGATGATGGACATGATGTGCGTGAAGGTGCAGGACCACCTGAACTCTCTGCGGTTCACGGAGACCACCTTGGTccaggaggacatgaaggtgGCTGAGAACCTCATGAAAGACGCCAAGAACTCCAAGACCGTAAGAACACGTGTCCTAAAATAAAACACCGCCGGCAAACTCAGCCCGTCTGAGGCTCCTGTCAGGCAGCGTTTGGTGCTTTAGATGGGATTAAAAACTCTCGTGCCGTCTCCCCCGTCTCCCCCTGTCCCCCTCGTCTCCCTCCAGCTGCTCCCCAACCTGTACCACCTGAAGAGTGGAGGGTCAAAGGGGGCGTGTGTCGGAGCCATCCAGGACAAGCTGGAGTCGATGGCAGGAGAGGTGGCCCGAGTGATGGACGAACAGCTGCAGGTACTGACACCAACAGCAACACGCAGTCGCCATCCGAGCGGCTGGAATTGATCTCATACACGTGGTTCTCCGGACAACAGAGGACAGCAAAGCGACGTCTAAACTGTCTTCACTCCCCAGACGATGCTGGAGTCCATGGTGGACGCTGCTGAGGGTCTGTGTCCTCACGTGATGAAGAGGAGCGGCCTGCGCCAGGAGCTGCTGAAGGCCGGAGGGGGGAGGATGACCGTCCCTCGCAGCTTCGTCACCACCACGCTGCTGGAGCAGTCCGGAGTCGACATCGTCAACAAGATCAGGTCTTAGCTTAGCTTCATCACGTCCTTGGTTATTGAGTTGTGAGGTCCTGCCCCGACTTTTGGCTTCTCAGAAAGTCCAGGAGAACAAGTCCAGTGTTTGTCTGAGTTACCACAGCTGATTTCAGGGTGATGACTCGCACAGCTGACGTGTAGCCAAGCTGTCAGCCCGTCGTCTCAGATGGAGAAAGTTTTACACGcgtgtgtttcctctgtgtgaaaTAGTGAAGTGAAGCTGAACATGGCGTCATTCCTGTCCGATCGCATCGTGGATGAGATCCTGGAGTCTCTGTCCAGATCACAGCACACTTTGGTTAGtgtcctgtctgcctgtctgtctgcctgcctgcctgcctgcctgtctgcctgcctgtcagtctgtttgtctgcctgcctgtctgtctttctgtccattTACTTCTCCCTcgttcctctgtctgtctccaggctGACCACCTGATCAGGAAGTCTCAGCCTCTGCTGCGTCAGGGGCCCCAGACGGAGACAGAAGTTCTGGATGAGATGGTCCTGCATCCAGAGAACCACAACGAGCCGCAGAAACAAAGCCATGACCTGgaccagaaacacaagctgGAGGATCTGGACACCTGCATGGTTGGAAAACACAGACTGTCTAAAATGTGTTGGGGTTAATCAGAGGGACGGTGTGGTAGTCTAAAGTATTCTGGCACCAGTAGAAAAGACGTTTGTAAGTCTCTCCTGTAtgatcttcttcctcttcaaagACTGAGATGAagcctgtttttcctcttcagatGACTCCTAAATCCAAGAGGAAGAGTATTCTGGTCAGGATGCTGCGTCCTGTTTCGGTGGCGTTTGGTGAGTGGCAGAAAGTCACACAGCAGTCACCCGTCTCTGCTGCAGTGGTGTCTTCTTCATGGACGCTGCCTGCTCGTGCGTTTCCTGTCGCACCTCTGTGACATGGTGTTGGAGGATGACAAAGAATCGTTTAGTTTGTGCCGATTGCAGGCTGTATGTTTATGGTTACGCCACACTGTGCATCCAGGTGGTGCAGCTGGTGAAGAGAAGAAACTCCCACCACACCTTCTTtccgtctgtctttctctgacagGCTCATGTTAGAAAAGATCTGCTTTTATATTCTTTATAGGATCTGTTAACCTTCCCACATGGCTTTGCCTTCTGTTTGCTCATCAGAGATGGAGTTCGACCTGGACAAGGCTCTGGAGGAGGTTCCTATCCACGTCGAGgacccccctctccctcctcctccttcgcAGCCATTGGACAGAATGTCAGCCTACTACGGTgacctcccccctcccccagctTCCCTGGATACAAAGTCGGTCTATGTGGGCGAGCTGCCGCCTGTGGAGCACGTGACGCTGGAGCATCGCACCAAATTCCGCCCAAAACCGAAGAAGAGGACGAAACCCAGCCGGACGCCTGTATGTGCCCGTCAGGCAGAAATCCCCACCACATAATCCAGCCTGTTGACAACAAAACTGTGTGACGCTGTGAGCATGAGTCATTGTGGCAGAGCTAATAGAAagttaattattgttttttttctgccatcgTTGTTTCAGCGGGAGGCCACCCACAGCTCGACACCACAGGAGGCAGAGCAGAACAGCATCATGGGAAAGCTGGACGAGGGTCTGGAGGACTTTTTCTCCAAGAAAGTCATTAAACTCAGTTTCAAGtgagtcatttttttaacaGGTTAGCATGATGTGCATACAACATAAAACTGCAGAATGTCTCGACAGACCTCTCAGCAGGGCTTCAGTGGAGCAGACTGGTGTACCGAATGTTACCACAAGGTGTCGCACTTGACTCAGCAGCTGCTTCCATTGAGTCGGTGAGGGTGTGCCTAATTCTCGTGTGGTTTTAAATCTTTTGTAGGCTTCCCACTGTGAGAGGCCCGTCCTCCAGCACGCAGGAAGCAGCAGATAAGAAGCGTGAATCCAGGAAGAGCGGTTTCTTTAACCTCATCAAATCGCGGACGTCCCGCTCAGAGAAGAGCCAtggagctgcctccatcacgccaccccttcctccctcttccaACCCtgctccaccctcctcctctgttaGCCCGGCGACTGGGGAAACGAAGCAGACGTCCTCCACTTCACCCGTGAAAACCCCTGACGCTGTGGCGGAGCACCACCAGGAGCTCCACAGGGCTCAGTCCTCGGACCACACGGATTCTGAGATGGAGGCTCCTCCGACCACAGGTGAACCTGCTGacgaggagaaagaggaggaggaggaggagcaggaggaggaggagattgtggagaagaaggagaatCCCCACATTCCCCGTCATATTGGTGTTCCTGTGATGGGCATGGACCTGCTGGCCGAGATGAAGGCCAGGCAGGAGCGAATGGCCGTAAAGAAGGTGGGTGGAGCCCATAGGTCAACGTTTTTAGCAGCTTTCAATGCCGTCGTCATGCCCATGTGTCAGTGCTAGCTGGGCTGTGGCCACAGGTCTTTCAGTCTCCGCACTCCGACATTGTGCTAGTAGTAGGTCCTTAAGTCAAGAtccaaaacttttctttttgcaagGTGATTTCAGAACAATTTCAAAGAGCAGCCCGAAGCATAAactcaaataaaagcaaagatcAACCACATTATGTTTAAAGGTGTAAAAACAGAGCTTTCTTTGCCTGTTTGTGGCACACGAAGGAGGAGTTAGAAAGCTTGTGAGTGAGATGTGAGCTGATGATAACAGAAGTTAAATGAAGCCATAAGAGCATGTGACGTCAGTGCCTTCATCACAGTaaagctctgtttgttttcagtctgagTCGACATCCGTGCTGGACAAGGTGGACGCTGACAAAGGTGAGTTTCTTCCATCACACTGCCATTTGGATTACTTTGAACGATGTCTTCGTTTCATATCTTGAAAACTGACTCCACATGACATGGAATTAGCCAGTGAGTCGAAGCTCTGATGATGATGGCGTCCGCTGTTGTGACTCATCGTGTCTCCTAAACTGTCATTTTCCTGTAGCCAAGTCAGACATCCACCCCGCTGCCCCAGGAGAGGCTGACGAGTCCCACCCCGAGCCAGCGCCCAGGTCAAAACCACCCAGCGTAACCCCGAAACCTCCGCCACCGCAGTCCGCTAAGCCCCTGCTGGGGCCCCGCACCTCTGGGCCCCTCAGTCCTGTCAGTCCAACCAGTCCCAGGCCAAGCAGCACCTGCGTCACTGGTAGGCGACGCCTGGGGGAAACGGAGATACAGAAGATTGGGTCAATCaaaatcagttcattgttttattGATCCGTGTTCCTCAGATGACCCTGCTGAAGCCACTGCAGGAAGCTCGCCTGCCAGAGGACCACTTCCTGCTCCCCGCCTGAAGAGGGCACCgtcagagcaggagagggagagcacGAGCAGCAGCCCTGCAGGACCTCGGTCCCCGCAGGACGGTCCGTATGTCTGCCTGACATTTCCACATAAAGCAGCAGAACTTACCTGTTAGTAAGACCACATCAGATGGGAAGTCCTCAAAAATCCTTTAAACGCCGTAAcattaaaggaacatttcaagCATTCCGGCACAACGATTCAGTAACAcgtttcagttttctgtttgcacCCACTTGGAGTACTCGGGACAGGAGAAAGGAAAGCAGCCTCGGCCCTGGTTGTTGCTGGGATGTTTTATGTGTTCGGTCTTAATGATGAAGTTTGTGTGACTCAGCGCTCTGTGTGAGCATAGCTGAGAAGATAACACTCAATTTAACAGGTGACGGCTCGTTTAATGAACGCTTTCAGGGCCGTGTTTGGCGCCTCCACACACCGCACGCAGCGCGTCCGAGGCTAAAGGTCCTAGCCTGTACTTGATGTGTCCAAGTGTcagagcgtgtgtgtgattttgcAGTTTGACACACGACTTGTATAATTAACACTCACAGGAAGTCAGTATTTTTCCTTAAAGCAACGTTTCTTCCATGTAATCAAAAAGACGAGTTGTCTTCATGCGATTGTTCTGTCGAAAGCCGTGTTTTtaaaagagacaagaagaagaggTCGTCCACACGTTTTAAGAGACGCTTATTACAGACTTCAAACTGATAAAGTGTGTTTTAGTTTGCTCTTACATGTTTATTCCCAGACCGTCATGCCTGCATGTTTCTCATTGTGTTTATTACTggatattttcacttttaaccGTCACTGAACAGACAGCATGAATTTAATCCTACTCCATAATTATGACCTGACGACAGgctaaataacacaaattaaacacaaagaTTCAGAGTTTATTCTGCTCCAACCAAACCTCCATCACTGGATTTGTCTTGATGACTGTGGGCATTCTGAGCTACATGTGAAATATTTCGTATGAGGTTATAATTAGTTCCATGTGTGTATTGCAGGCCTGTGATACGTTTCAGTGATGAtgtatgttgtgtgtgagtctgcagTGAGACCTGCTTGGTCCATGTGGCTCAGCCAGTTCGTTGaagaagaaactcatgaagagGGTTTCAGCAGGTCTGAAGTCTAATGATCTCAGAAGTTCTTGAATACAACTTGATCGGTTTCAGCGAGCGTGTCACGCCGTGGCGTCTCATCTTATGCTGAAAATTCATTCGCTGTTTTGCGTTGTGTTGGTTTTACTTTCAGCCGCGGTTCATCTCAGGTTGGGTGAAATACGCCTGACAGACGCAGACGCGGTAACCTTCTCGTTTCTTTGTGGTCTGCAGCTGAGTTTCCTGTGGACGGCGATGCGTTCGAGCCTCCCGGCGCCGGCGGCAGACAGTGGTCGTCCCTGAAGAGCTCAGCCAGTCCTCCTGCTGCGAGGGAGGACGACCGAGAGCGGACCAAGTCGCTCCCCGCCTACGGTGAGACGGTTCATATGTGTCATACGTGTGATGTCTCAGCCTTACAGTCGAGAAAACATCTGATGGCCTGATTTTACAGTCTCGCTTCAGTTTTCCCTCCAGctcctatttatttatttattttttgttattttgtttatttatatgtttagaTAAAAACTCTCTGCCTCAAGCTTCTTCATTCCTTTGTGACcgtaaactgaatgtctttgggttCTGGGCGAAACAAAACGTCTGAGGACGTCaaagtggggtttttttatgGATCAAACAACTAATTGATTGATTGAGAAAATGATTCACAGGTTAATCAGTAGTCGTAATAATCGTTAActgctgctcttcctgtctcttcatctgtatttttcctctctctttctcttcagtgaGTCCTCCATCTCTGGCAGACGCTGATCTCAGTCCAGCTGAGGAGGAAGTTCCAGCTCCCGCCGCCGATCTCAGATCTGAACTCAGATCAGATGATGGGTCAGACGACACTCCTTCAGTCTGATGCAAGCACACGTTTATGGTCTGCCCTCTCGACACCAGAGAAACACTGAAGACACATTGAGACAGTGGACAGTTTTTAGAACAACTCCTGTTGTTCTCGGGGGAAGGTCCTGATCCTGGATCAgtctcagctgtctgtcagcagctatAAAAGGACCACAAACGCATGCGTTTTCTCTGGCGCAGAGACAGTCTGTAGGTGTTGTGATGAGGAAGTCCAGCTATAAACGGCTCAGTGAATCCAAAGCCCTGATGACAACGAGTCCGACTGTCCAAGCAGGTCCACGCTGAAGCATTTTGTTCGTACTGTACTTCCCTTCTGCAGGTGGACTGCAGCGACCGCATACGAGACACACAAGTTTTTCTTCTAATCCTCCAAACATTCACTCACGAGACAGGAAGCACAGAACCACGAGCAGAAGGATCctgcaaagagaaaagagagttTAAGCTCTCAGCTGCTAAGTTAAAATatgttcatatttgtttgtttgatatcTCAGAATCCCGAAGTGATGTGAAGACTCGTTCACACTGAAACAAGTGAGTCTGAGGCCTTCTGACTGCTGAGGGAAACAGATGGTGGAGCAGCAGGAAGAACCCAGATATTATGACAAGGTCCGTGTCCAGGtcttcatcagcttcatcttcttcttctctttacaTCAGCCTGCTTCGTCATCAGCAGGTGAAGTTGGCTCAGTTGTTGTTAGGGACGTCACCTTCCTTCAAAGCCTCAATTAGAGTTTGACTTTTTtaggttttgtgttttccagtgcTGCCAGCTCAGCTATTGATGGAGAATCAAATCCTGATTTGTACAACCAAACAGATCTTTAAAAAGGGAAGCTGCACGGTATCAAGTGTGATGTGAACGCCACATTTTACTTCGGTTGTTGACAATATTGAAAATATGTCACCAGTCAGTTGGAAAAAACCTTTGAAACACAcgtgttgcttttgtttttcttcaggcGAAGGTGAGcagtttcagcttttcattcagTGACTGAAATCACGTTCATTTTGATCTGTTTTGAATTTAGAATTGAAATCATTACACAcctaatgataataataatgaactcCCAAACACAATCGGCCGTTGAATATGAAGACTGTGAGATGTGGTTTAAAACACTGCGAAGTGGGCCCTGAATTAAGATTAGTCAATCAAGAATTTTGTTTTAGACATTATTTATAGTTTAACACACTTTTTAACACAATCTTCAAACtcctttaaagttttaaaagagCCAAATAGGTTTGGATTAATTCCTCTCGTTACTTTTTATCTCAAAGCAGGAATTTTGTCAAACTGAGCTTGCGGACGTCGTGAAATAAAACCCTAATAAATTCTGCAAAGTTCTCGGAGGAAGACTGTTGGAATTAAAATGAGGgtggaaaaaacatttaatgtttcgGTAAAACCAGACTTAAGGACTcagtaacagaaataaaagagcTGCAGAACAAACGAGATCGCATTCGTGGCACCTTAGTTACCAGTTTCTGACTCGTGCAAACCGTTTGTGTTGGACTTTGCTCTTCATAACAACCGGAGACGCGTCACAAATGTCCGTACTTTTAAACCTCAGCTCAGCAGTCATTCAGCCACTACGATTTGTCCGCTGACGTGGCTTGGCTCATTAAGGTAACCAATGAAATCCTTTCAGCTGAGAGCTACAAAGTTTTCTTTCCACAGAGGACTCTTGGACTGACCTTTAATTTTCACTGAGACAATCCGCTTTTACTGCCTCAGATTCCTAATAAGAGGGACGGTTCACCCCACAATCCAAACAGACCAAACGTTTCCTAGTCCTCGTAgtgctgtttgtccatctgGATGGTTTtgatgtgagctgcagagttttgtcACGTGTCCCTTCGACATGTGGCTCGGCTGTCAACGCTGCTGCTGTATGATGAGCAGAACACATGACGTATTACACACTGATCAGTCCTGTACTGCTGCACTTACTGCTGAACTGTGTGTCCATGTGAACATGTAAATAACATCGCTGTGAGTTTAAAGGTCCTGGGTGTAAAATAAATGGGCTTTATTTTGGTCATTGATTCTATTGTGAGaagaaaatctgatttattGCCAAGTGAATCTGCATTGATTTCCATTTAAAATACACGGTGAtggttttcattttatctggaaatatttttggcatttcttttaaatatcttcttttttatataacaaaaaacagtgtaatgttttattgtttatatcCCAGTGGACCTACAAGCTGCcagatatttctgtatttgtatgtttataccaataaatgcagtttttgtgCTCAatctgcctccctccctctgagagtcagggctctgtgtgggccaaactcatccaaccatgtctttatggagctttgctttgtgcactggggcacagtcatgctggaatagaaaagggccttcaacaaactgttgccacaaagttggaagcatagcattgtccaaaatgtcttggtgtgctgaagcattcagatttcccttcactggaggtcaggggccgagcacaaaccctgagaaacaccCTCATACACACCtggattcaataataaagaggtgtgtgaGAGTATTTATGACTAAATACTCTCTTTCTGACCAAAACATGTAAAGCAACAACCAAAATCTGCAACCTagtaattttttaattttaattttaatttaattttaattgagTGTGTTACTTAATggtgttgggtttttttgtttgctttgttttttaatgaagagCTAAATAAGAGATCAGTAAGAGCTCGTTTTGGTTGTGGAGAACTTTGTCTTGCTGAATGGTCCATATGAGAgagttctgtttttattcatttttatttcactgtgcggcacaaataaaatgaaacgtGACCTCTGTTGGATTTGGGTGGTGGCAGACATCTCAGGGGGGGAATCTTAAAACGTCGACAGATAACAACCCACAAACCGCTTTCTTAGCTGGAAGAAGTGAAATGTAGCCTGTTAAGTGAAGTGCAAACACCTGCCCAGGTTTCTGAAGCTGACATCTCCAACCTGATTCCAATTAGCTAATCAGTGTGAGGGCGAGCGACTCAGGCAGCAACACTTGAAAAGGGCCACTGTGTCAGCTACACTCATCAAGCTGAAACAACAGtttctggttttgttgtttgtctgccGGCAGCACAAGTTGAGCTCACTGGTTTCAGCTCGAAACGAAATGGCTTCTGGATTTTGTGTGAGGTAGGTTTACTTTTATAGGCTGAGGCAAATTTGCCACACCACTAatctggtttgttttatttgtgttttcttctctttcagagTACTATTACTCTCACTGCTGATGTTTGGATGGCATGCAAAAGGTGAGAATTCATGCCACACAAACTGCACCTCCAACGAGTAACTTTCTCCACTGACCTCAAATGTTTGCTCTTTCTAGCTCTGAGCTACAGAAGTGGAGGCTCTGGTGCCGTTCCATCTTACTTTGACCTGCCCAAAGGATTCCTGAGGAGCCGCAAACCTGCTTCAGCTCCTTCCACTTATGAGAGCTCTGCACAGCCTGAAGGTCCTCTGCATAGCTTTGACCCCAGCTACACTGAAGGTGTGTCATCAGAGTACCTGAAACCTGCCGCTGCACTGGGTGGAGGACATTATACTGGAACTGATGGGAGGCAATTTGATGGTTACAGTCCAGAGGGAAGTGTTTCCAGTTACAGGCCTGGCTCACTAATCCATGaaaaacccagagaaaacccacagcAACCAAAACCTGCTGTAAATGTCATGCAAACCAAAGATGCCATATGGGACTTTGCACCACCACAAAGTGGTTTTGAGTCGGGTGTTGCTTCAAGCTACGAAATTGAGATGCGTCCTGCTAGCTACCCGTCgcagccccagcagccgagctacccgtcgcagccccagcagccgagctacccgtcgcagccccagcagccgagctacccgtcgcagccccagcagccgagctacccgtcgcagccccagcagccgagctacccgtcgaagccccagcagccgagctacccgtcgaagccccagcagccgagctacccgtcgaagccccagcagccgagctacccgtcgaagccccagcagccgagctacccgtcgaagccccagcagccgagctacccgtcgaagccccagcagccgagctacccgtcgaagccccagcagccgagctacccgtcgaagccccagcagccgagctacccgtcgaagccccagcagccgagctacccgtcgaagccccagcagccgagctacccgtcgaagccccagcagccgagctacccgtcgaagccccagcagccgagctacccgtcgaagccccagcagccgagctacccgtcgaagccccagcagccgagctacccgtcgaagccccagcagccgagctacccgtcgaagccccagcagccgagctacccgtcgaagccccagcagccgagctacccgtcgaagccccagcagccgagctacccgtcgaagccccagcagccgagctacccgtcgaagccccagcagccgagctacccgtcgaagccccagcagccgagctacccgtcgaagccccagcagccgagctacccgtcgaagccccagcagccgagctacccgtcgaagccccagcagccgagctacccgtcgaagccccagcagccgagctacccgtcgaagccccagcagccgagctacccgtcgaagccccagcagccgagctacccgtcgaagccccagcagccgagctacccgtcgaagccccagcagccgagctacccgtcgaagccccagcagccgagctacccgtcgaagccccagcagccgagctacccgtcgaagccccagcagccgagctacccgtcgaagccccagcagccgagctacccgtcgaagccccagcagccgagctacccgtcggTGGGATACTCTTCTCTTCCTCGAAAAGGTGTCGCTCCAAGAGGTTTTAGACGGATTCCATCTGTGTACCAGCCCACGTGGCGGCAGCAGCAACTGGTACCTGCATACGATGGACTTCAACCTTAGGTATTGTAGCTTTTCCCTTGGCACCTGAAATTTTTAATGTTATGCTGGGTGAGggactggttttgttttttaaatacacGCTGGTGTCTGAttcaaatgagaaaatgctgaatttttatttttttccacagattCCTGACCTGTTCCTGGAAGCAGTCTGTCTGGTCATCAACTTTTgtgaaactgaataaaatacTTGGAACTATACTCTGTCTCTGGCTGTCACTTCAAACTTGAGTGGACTGAAACTGTCATGAAATTGCTTTACACTAAATATCATCTTCCCTGCTCtctgtccttttttctctcccttggctctcacccctcctccccctctctcttgctctccctccctctcttcccctctccatTTAAAAGCTGTTGAAAGCCCCTTTCTCATCTCATTTTGCTGGATTCAGGCGATGCCTGAAGGGGTCATTTCAGTGGATAACTTTTCTTTCTGAGACTCCACTGCACATCTCTGGAAAGCAAAGctttcttgctctttttccTGCTGATCTGCTGTCACCAGCTCGACCTCTGGACGGGTCTTCTGCAACATGGACCTCCTGGATGCTGTGGGTTTCTTGCAGATCTGGCAACATTTTGATGTGGATGgtgaggaaatgaaatgaatctgATGCCAGTGTGTTTGCCATTTTCAAATTTAGTAAGTACAGTCTGTGGTTAAATTGTAAAAATGAGGTCAAACACTTGATTCATGATCACATGACCTACAGAAATTTCAAAAGCATTTTCCAGTTTAGGGGGTATATTTGCTGAGTATTTCTACACTATGGTGTTGGTGTTTAACTGAAGTCAAAGATCCGAATTGTTTACGGATGAAATCGGTTGCAAACCATCCAGACGCAGTGGCTTGATTCTGTTGCTTCCACTCCAGTATATTCTGGTAAGCTGCTGATTTGACAAGATGTCTTGATGTGTTTTTAGATAACGGCTACATCGAAGGAAAGGAGCTGGATGCTTTCTTTCAACACTTGCTGGCAAAATTTGGGATGAAGGTATCCATCTAATTCATCTTTAggttgatttgtgtgttttgtctctttcagaaTATGAGTGTAGGGAGGTGAAACCATAACTGCTTTGAAGAACAACAACTAGACATGCTGGATTATTAAAACcacatcaatatttcattttaaaatacaacagtTATATATGTTCCAACATTTCTTCCCACCGCCTTGTTAATCTCCAGAGGCACAAAGGAATCTAAGAGGAagcttttcagttcagtttcatttccttAAAGTGGAAACGGACAACATTTTATCTTTTGGCTTTTCCAAGttattttttcactctgttGTTAGCCTCCAGAAATAAGCATGTTAGTTTCTCTTGTTTCTGGCTTCGTtgcagctctgctttgttttctggctGCTCGCATTAGCAACATGCAGCTTTCAGCTTCTCATACTGATGACATACACTGTGTCCAGTGTTTATTTAACACTAccaccaccagggggcagaaTGTGGCAAAATGCACACAGAGTGTCtttagatagatactttattgatctcgagggaaattcaagtgtCTTTAAGTGTCTGCTGCTTTAATAAATC comes from Scatophagus argus isolate fScaArg1 chromosome 17, fScaArg1.pri, whole genome shotgun sequence and encodes:
- the LOC124074552 gene encoding F-actin-uncapping protein LRRC16A isoform X1, whose translation is MEEKADVPTELLESVREAVGRRVKLTLRRKVQLEVKGDKVENRVLALASHRAYLLTARVPSKVEQSFSYLDVQGISSSKPTQLVVEYERGQWSLRLGSVEEVDEVIAHIGSCLHQICPAGSPVKVMRKLSLKPPERTAALQAVWDEQGSADLGPCGGFSHQYWCVCDYLGLPYREEVQWDVDTIYLTQDTRELNLQDFVHLENRDLVAIIAALEHNQWFTKLSTKDYKLSTDVCDQILRVVARSSRLEELLLDNAGLRSDFAQKLAGALSHNPASTLHTLNLSNNSLEDKGVSALSAQLAKLPMGLKHLNLSRTSTSPKGVNSLCQALCANPAIASTLTHLDLSGNSLRGDDLPNLHSFLSHSNCLQTLDVSNSDCSLEQVCASLLRGSLKHLSVLNMSKTVFSHRKCKEIPSSFKQFFSCAQALSSVSLSGTRLPAEALKALLLGLGCNPNLSDVSLDLSCCELRSGGSQILEGCVAEIPNISSLDISDNGLDMDLTTLLVWLAKNRSIRHLSLGKNFNNIKSKNVAQVLDSLVHMIQEEESPLTSLSLADSKLKADLSIVLNALGSNTSLTKLDISGNAMGDMGAKMLAKALQINTKLRTVVWDRNNVSPQGLQDVAAALEKNYTIRFMPVPIMDAAQALKTNPEKTEDALLKMEQYLLRNHETRKYLQEQAYRLQQGIVTTTTQQMMDMMCVKVQDHLNSLRFTETTLVQEDMKVAENLMKDAKNSKTLLPNLYHLKSGGSKGACVGAIQDKLESMAGEVARVMDEQLQTMLESMVDAAEGLCPHVMKRSGLRQELLKAGGGRMTVPRSFVTTTLLEQSGVDIVNKISEVKLNMASFLSDRIVDEILESLSRSQHTLADHLIRKSQPLLRQGPQTETEVLDEMVLHPENHNEPQKQSHDLDQKHKLEDLDTCMMTPKSKRKSILVRMLRPVSVAFEMEFDLDKALEEVPIHVEDPPLPPPPSQPLDRMSAYYGDLPPPPASLDTKSVYVGELPPVEHVTLEHRTKFRPKPKKRTKPSRTPREATHSSTPQEAEQNSIMGKLDEGLEDFFSKKVIKLSFKLPTVRGPSSSTQEAADKKRESRKSGFFNLIKSRTSRSEKSHGAASITPPLPPSSNPAPPSSSVSPATGETKQTSSTSPVKTPDAVAEHHQELHRAQSSDHTDSEMEAPPTTGEPADEEKEEEEEEQEEEEIVEKKENPHIPRHIGVPVMGMDLLAEMKARQERMAVKKSESTSVLDKVDADKAKSDIHPAAPGEADESHPEPAPRSKPPSVTPKPPPPQSAKPLLGPRTSGPLSPVSPTSPRPSSTCVTDDPAEATAGSSPARGPLPAPRLKRAPSEQERESTSSSPAGPRSPQDAEFPVDGDAFEPPGAGGRQWSSLKSSASPPAAREDDRERTKSLPAYVSPPSLADADLSPAEEEVPAPAADLRSELRSDDGSDDTPSV